The proteins below come from a single Plantactinospora sp. KBS50 genomic window:
- a CDS encoding LuxR C-terminal-related transcriptional regulator has product MAALFEQLRLVFPYVGRTLALLDTDRQAFTVRGIDGYPERVRDYFHTSAMYGDIDAIGLNRQRPPMRLRDLPIPPSELPVWADYLEPAGFREGIAIGLFGLDGSHLGLLMLHTDDPRTPDDATRDFLGTLAPVIANAVDPMRSIAPVARVIANARAGVLLTRAGKTHPLPGLSNDHPLVRPGSAVFAALSASLNCGHSYPSFLAVHGRTLFRITALACPPEVPRHLRAMVLVSPSGELHGLTRRELEILGLLTEGRTNAQIARSAYIAERTVATHLEHILAKLRASSRTLAAVRALRLGLYIPPQLHGRARLRRSEP; this is encoded by the coding sequence ATGGCGGCCCTGTTCGAGCAACTGCGGCTGGTGTTCCCGTATGTCGGCCGGACGCTGGCGTTGCTCGACACGGACCGGCAGGCGTTCACCGTACGGGGCATCGACGGATATCCCGAGCGGGTCCGCGACTACTTCCACACCTCGGCCATGTACGGCGACATCGACGCGATCGGGTTGAACCGGCAGCGACCGCCGATGCGCCTGCGGGACCTGCCGATCCCCCCGTCCGAGCTGCCGGTGTGGGCCGACTACCTGGAGCCGGCCGGCTTCCGCGAGGGCATCGCGATCGGCCTGTTCGGCCTGGACGGCAGCCACCTGGGTCTGCTCATGCTGCACACCGACGACCCGCGGACGCCCGACGACGCCACCAGGGACTTCCTCGGCACCCTGGCCCCGGTCATCGCGAACGCCGTCGACCCGATGCGGTCCATCGCGCCGGTGGCACGGGTGATCGCCAACGCGCGGGCCGGCGTGCTGCTGACCCGCGCCGGAAAGACGCACCCGCTGCCCGGGTTGAGCAACGACCATCCGCTGGTGCGGCCCGGTTCCGCGGTCTTCGCCGCGCTGTCCGCCAGCCTGAACTGCGGACACTCGTACCCGTCGTTCCTCGCCGTGCACGGCCGGACCCTGTTCCGGATCACGGCGCTGGCCTGCCCGCCGGAGGTGCCCCGCCACCTGCGCGCCATGGTGCTGGTCTCGCCCTCCGGCGAACTGCACGGCCTGACCCGGCGCGAGTTGGAGATCCTCGGGCTGCTCACCGAGGGCAGGACGAACGCGCAGATCGCCCGGAGCGCGTACATCGCCGAACGCACCGTCGCCACGCACCTGGAACACATCCTGGCCAAGCTCAGGGCCTCGTCCCGGACCCTGGCCGCCGTCCGGGCCCTACGGTTGGGCCTGTACATCCCACCCCAACTGCACGGACGGGCACGGCTACGCCGGTCCGAACCCTGA
- a CDS encoding SDR family NAD(P)-dependent oxidoreductase yields MARRTRGPGANTGSGAPLDRAAREEPVTLRLDDRVALVTGAGSPDGIGYATARRLRDLGARVAIVSTTRRIHERATELGVTGFVADLTDEAEVAALADAVADQLDEVEVLVNNAGLASRASPEVLRPVAQLSYEEWHQEIERNLSTAFLCSRAFIGGMAERGWGRIVNLAATSGPVNALPTEAAYAAAKAGVVGLTRALAMEMVADGVTVNAVAPGTIYTAASTMAELKQGLGTPVGRPGTPDEVAAAICFLCSPAASYITGQMLVVDGGNSVREAEFRY; encoded by the coding sequence CTGGCCCGCCGTACCCGTGGTCCGGGCGCGAACACCGGCTCGGGCGCGCCGCTCGACCGGGCCGCCCGGGAGGAGCCGGTGACCCTCCGGCTGGACGACCGGGTGGCGCTGGTGACCGGCGCCGGCAGTCCGGACGGCATCGGGTACGCGACCGCGCGCCGGCTGCGTGACCTCGGTGCCCGGGTGGCGATCGTCTCCACCACCCGGCGGATCCACGAGCGGGCCACGGAGCTGGGCGTCACCGGATTCGTCGCCGACCTGACCGACGAGGCGGAGGTGGCGGCGTTGGCGGACGCCGTGGCCGACCAGCTCGACGAGGTCGAGGTGCTGGTCAACAACGCCGGCCTGGCCAGCCGGGCCAGCCCGGAGGTGCTGCGGCCGGTGGCCCAGCTCAGTTACGAGGAGTGGCACCAGGAGATCGAGCGCAACCTGTCGACCGCCTTCCTGTGCAGTCGCGCCTTCATCGGCGGGATGGCCGAACGGGGTTGGGGCCGGATCGTCAACCTGGCCGCCACGTCGGGTCCGGTCAACGCGCTGCCCACCGAGGCCGCCTACGCCGCCGCCAAGGCCGGGGTGGTCGGCCTGACCCGGGCGCTGGCGATGGAGATGGTGGCCGACGGGGTGACGGTGAACGCGGTCGCCCCGGGCACGATCTACACGGCGGCGTCCACGATGGCCGAACTGAAGCAGGGGCTGGGTACCCCGGTCGGCCGGCCGGGCACGCCGGACGAGGTGGCGGCGGCCATCTGCTTCCTGTGCTCACCGGCGGCGTCGTACATCACCGGGCAGATGCTGGTGGTGGACGGCGGCAACAGCGTGCGGGAGGCCGAGTTCCGCTACTGA